In a single window of the Rhizoctonia solani chromosome 16, complete sequence genome:
- a CDS encoding pre-mRNA-splicing factor CWC22 has translation MPILDSSALAERFHEEATRALVRRVDVKTSLTPNDTQRTTLIIAGVYVIAIGLLWHIPFLSWIIYPFKLLTVGFHEMSHAFAGVLTCAKIHSIELDPDEGGATRMSGGISMITLPAGYIGSCFIGACLIACGFDTNASKVACIVLAVFFLVTLWWARKNWLTWALIAGMTGLIVLFWFVAGGVALRYFVLFMGVMNCIDAAVFAKQFGCCPAQVWGVIWLLIAFVFFALGVLVGIAAFKDTAAEQAAASKTFLPVPTI, from the exons ATGCCTATCCTCGACTCTAGTGCGCTCGCCGAACGGTTCCATGAAGAAGCAACTCGGGCGCTCGTCCGGCGTGTAGATGTCAAGACCTCGCTCACACCCAACGATACCCAGAGAACGACCCTAATTATCGCAGGCGTATACGTTATTGCTATTGGCCTACTCTG GCACATTCCATTCTTGAGCTGGATAA TTTACCCATTCAA ATTGCTAACGGTCGGGTTCCATGAGATGAGCCATGCGTTTGCGGGCGTGCTCACTTGCGCCAAGATACATTCCATCGAACTGGATC CGGACGAAGGAGGGGCCACGCGCATGAGCGGTGGTATATCGATGATCACTTTGCCGGCTGGGTACATTGGCTCATGCTTTATCGGCGCCTGTTTGATCGCGTGCGGGTTTGATACGAATGCGTCCAAGGTTGCGTGTATTGTCCT GGCCGTGTTTTTCTTGGTTACGCTTTGGTGGGCGAGGAAGAACTGGTTGACTTGGGCTTTGATCGCGGGTATGACTGGGTTGATTGTGTTGTTTTGGTTTGTGGCTGGGGGAGTTGCGTTGCGGTATTTT GTGCTTTTTATGGGCGTGATGAACTGCAT CGACGCGGCGGTATTCGCCAAACAGTTTGGATGCTGTCCTGCCCAAG TTTGGGGTGTGATTTGGCTCTTGATAGCGTTTGTGTTTTTTGCGTTGGGCGTGTTGGTTGGGATTGCGGCGTTCAAG GATACTGCCGCCGAACAAGCGGCTGCGAGTAAAACGTTTTTGCCTGTCCCAACGATTTAA
- a CDS encoding caffeine-induced death protein, whose translation MRMNRNLAQFRDIDRHRSSRSGSPQLQDEACLHFWKELVANWENRTEIVNYCVDVVEATMETKRQALAGQDPKLDENRRTASSLYTDEVKRNQMRNELTVEAIIRQRSLDGVDSSSPRSLTHAPGTGGILRTPAASITCQCFLAYSPRQNITTHL comes from the exons ATGCGCATGAATCGCAACCTTGCTCAATTCCGAGATATCGATCGTCATAGATCCAGTCGAAGTGGATCGCCCCAACTACAGGATGAAGCATGCTTACACTTTTGGAAAGAACTTGTAG CCAATTGGGAAAATAGGACCGAAATAGTGAACTATTGTGTTGACGTTGTTGAAGCGACTATGGAAACCAAACGACAAGCTCTCGCAGGTCAAGATCCCAAGTTGGACGAAAATCGAAGGACAGCATCGTCTCTCTATACAGATGAAGTAAAG CGAAACCAAATGCGAAATGAATTGACCGTAGAAGCCATCATCCGACAACGCTCTTTAGACG GTGTAGATTCTTCGAGCCCTCGATCTCTGACACACGCTCCAGGCACTGGTGGGATTCTGCGCACGCCGGCCGCTAGCATTACCTGCCAATGCTTCCTGGCATACTCTCCGCGCCAAAATATCACTACCCACTTATAA
- a CDS encoding eukaryotic peptide chain release factor subunit 1 → MSTPEAVDQNIQLWKMKKLIRSLDAARGAGTSMISLIIPPKDQIARVNNTLTQEYGTASNIKSRVNRLSVLAAITSTQQRLKLYNRVPPNGLVLFVGTILTDEGKERKVAFDFEPHKPINTSLYLCDNKFHTEALSELLESDSKFGFIVMDGNGSLFGTLSGNTREIIHKFTVDLPKKHGRGGQSALRFSRLRDEKRHNYVRKVAELAVQHFITNDKVNVAGLVLAGSADFKTELNQSDMFDPRLAAKVIKVVDVSYGGENGFNQAIELAAESLSNVKFVQEKKLIQKYFDEISQDTGKYCFGIDDTLKGLEMGAVETLIVWENLDVTRYVLRNAAGEEIIVHANKEQEKNREKFLDKSTGLEMEQAEEPTSLLEWFAEKYKEFGATLEFVSNRSQEGAQFVKGFGGIGGILRYKVDFTNLASFDEDSDEFYDSDEDVL, encoded by the exons ATGTCGACCCCAGAAGCTGTCGATCAAAACATTCAG TTATGGAAGATGAAGAAGCTCATCCGCAGCCTGGATGCAGCGAGAGG GGCCGGCACATCTATGATCAGCTTGATCATTCCACCAAAA GATCAAATCGCGCGTGTTAATAATACTCTTACTCAAGAGTACGGTACAGCTTCGAATATCAAGTCTCGAGTGAACAGGTTATCCGTGCTCGCAGCGATTACATCAACTCAACAGCGTCTCAAACTTTACAATCGTGTTCCTCCTAATGGTTTGGTCCTTTTCGTGGGAACAATCCTGACGGACGAAGGAAAGGAACGAAAAGTTGCCTTTGATTTTGAACCACATAAGCCTATCAATAC ATCATTATATCTGTGTGACAACAAATTCCACACTGAGGCCCTTTCGGAGCTGCTAGAGTCAGATTCCAAATTTGGGTTTATTGTGATGGACGGGAATGGTTCGCTCTTTGGCACACTCTCAGGAAACACTCGCGAAATCATCCACAAGTTCACCGTCGATCTTCCCAAAAAGCACG GCCGTGGTGGTCAGTCTGCATTGCGTTTCTCCCGTCTTCGCGATGAGAAGCGTCACAACTACGTTCGCAAGGTCGCTGAATTGGCTGTCCAACACTTTATTACAAACGATAAAGTCAACGTTGCCGGACTTGTATTGGCTGGTAGCGCCGATTTTAAGACCGAGCTCAATCAGTCAGATATGTTCGACCCCCGTCTTGCAGCCAAGGTTATTAAGGTTGTCGATGTCAGTTATGGTGGCGAGAACGGATTCAACCAGGCTATTGAGCTCGCGGCCGAATCTCTTTCCAACGTCAAATTTGTCCAAGAGAAGAAGCTCATTCAAAAGTACTTTGACGAGATTTCCCAAGATACTGGAAAATATTGCTTTGGTATCGATGATACTCTCAAGGGTCTCGAAATGGGTGCTGTGGAAACACTGATTGTATGGGAGAATTTGGACGTCACACGCTATGTTCTGCGCAACGCAGCTGGAGAGGAAATCATCGTACATGCCAACAAAGAGCAAGAGAAGAACCGCGAAAAATTCCTCGACAAGAGCACTGGGCTGGAGATGGAGCAAGCCGAAGAGCCGACGAGCTTGCTCGAATGGTTCGCAGAAAAATACAAGGAATTTGGTGCAACTCTCGAG TTTGTGAGCAATCGCAGCCAGGAGGGTGCCCAATTCGTAAAAGGATTTGGTGGTATTGGCGGTATTTTGCGTTACAAGGTTGACTTTACCAACCTCGCCTCCTTTGACGAGGACTCGGACGAGTTTTACGACTCTGATGAAGATGTGCTCTGA
- a CDS encoding macrophage migration inhibitory factor yields the protein MPAVVLTTNVKPRDEAHEKELVLDLSKARISNPQTFSAQTLGKPEKYISVAFNYVGTLSFHGTFDPAFLLHITSLGNINPEVNEVYSKAFFEHFKEKLNIPGDRGYITFYDPGNAYLGHEGTTFATIFGKK from the exons ATGCCGGCAGTCGTGCTCACCACCAACGTCAAG CCCAGAGATGAGGCTCATGAGAAGGAACTGGTGTTAGACCTATCCAAGGCACGCATTTCAAATCCGCAGACG TTTTCGGCACAGACTCTTGGCAAGCCTGAAAAGTACATCTCTGTAGCTTTCAACTATGTCGGCACCTTGAGCTTCCACGGCACCTTTGACCCGGCCTTTTTGCTGCATATC ACTTCACTCGGTAACATTAATCCGGAAGTCAATGAAGTTTATAGTAAAGCCTTTTTCGAGCATTTCAAAGAGAAATTGAATATCCCTGGCGATCGCGGCTATAT CACCTTTTACGATCCAGGGAATGCATACCTCGG ACATGAGGGAACGACGTTTGCCACGATTTTTGGCAAGAAGTGA
- a CDS encoding protein argonaute 1 produces the protein MPPKRGRGGAGGAGRGAGRGGGPVIAAAAPSGAGRGGAASAAAPSGPPSHVATVGVKRPGFGKSGRAVTVITNHFPCKIPTGIIYHYDGAYDGQKNLFTTKKLDLGETDTRTFEMPLGEARGDRPPRTRKIKITLVAEINPEVLAQFQLGRHAQDNEVQTALTALNVALRHEPISRYAFNTRSFFLPNGIQKVGFGLQLWPGVFQSIRPAISSMHLNVDTSTGVIFTPGPLITHSLEFLERRLPADLARLNSRDLRSLAKKSIMDLTDKGASQFMFESNGKKISVADYFKQTYKKTLQFPQLPCVKVSQTSVIPMEFCEVLPGQLMRKGVPKELTDDMVKFSRRKPSERLTAIKTSLSALNHQSAIVSQFGITVETNPVECPARVLMLLKFRGGVWNLRNERLKQPAVIKGWIMAIFERRQVFTEEIARKTIDSLKAACTEKGIQGLDTNPLIEWVPAQGDTSKILTELGGKFKTARGALPNLIVAIMPRSSGDIYPFGDVMAGVATQCMKADKAKGQNTKRLINRINVKLGGVNSVLMPSDETKFLTDPANPTMIMGLTSLIPPPVLKADRLSQLSWAVSIRLLVNMWQPPSPEVSGITDLQEMAEDLIRKFQGYQKMVEKRNTLGPKRILFIVTEFPVISVALSLTPFTHSGTEGQFKFVLENEVPALQRACKACGVDTKITFVIVGKRHHTRMFPKDKANADKSENCLAGTVVDQVIGHPLEFDFFLLSHAGLIGTSRPAHYSVVHDDNNFTPDSLQKLTFALCHVYARATRSVSIPPPVYYADIVCGRARHHLPPDFDMSDSATIASGTDAEALLERIKAAYRPTHPTIARNMYFQ, from the exons ATGCCTCCAAAGCGTGGAAGAGGTGGTGCGGGCGGTGCAGGTAGAGGAGCGGGCAGAGGCGGAGGTCCTGTTATTGCCGCTGCTGCTCCCTCGGGTGCTGGAAGAGGTGGTGCAGCATCTGCCGCTGCTCCATCTGGGCCTCCCAGTCATGTCGCCACAGTCGGTGTAAAGAGACCTGGGTTTGGGAAGTCAGGACGGGCAGTTACTGTAATCACCAATCATTTCCCTTGTAAAATTCCGACAGGTATCATCTATCATTACGATG GAGCCTACGATGGACAGAAGAATCTCTTCACCACCAAGAAGCTCGATCTTGGGGAAACCGACACTCGAACC TTCGAAATGCCTCTTGGAGAAGCACGCGGAGATCGCCCTCCTCGCACACGCAAGATCAAGATCACGTTGGTTGCAGAGATAAACCCGGA AGTGCTGGCACAATTTCAGCTTGGTCGCCATGCTCAAGACAACGAGGTCCAGACTGCTCTCACCGCATTAAACGTCGCCTTGCGTCATGAACCCATTTC GAGGTATGCCTTTAACACGCGTTCGTTTTTCCTCCCCAACGGAATACAAAAAGTTGGATTCGGTTTG CAACTATGGCCCGGTGTTTTTCAATCTATCCGTCCGGCCATTAGTTCGATGCACTTGAACGTAGATACTAGCACTG GCGTGAT CTTTACGCCCGGACCGCTCATCACTCATTCCCTGGAATTTTTGGAAAGACGTTTGCCGGCCGACTTGGCTCGACTTAATA GTCGCGATCTTCGTAGCCTTGCCA AGAAATCGATCATGGACCTGACCGACAAAGGTGCTTCGCAGTTCATGTTTGAGAGTAATGGGAAGAAAATCTCGGTCGCCGATTACTTCAAGCAGACATACAAGAAAACGCTGCAATTCCCTCAGCTTCCGTGCGTCAAG GTTTCTCAAACATCTGTGATACCAATGGAGTTTTGCGAGGTCCTGCCTGGCCAACTTATGCGCAAGGGCGTTCCAAAGGAATTGACGGACGATATGGTCAAATTTTCTCGGAGA AAACCAAGTGAAAGACTGACAGCAATTAAAACGTCTTTGAGT GCCCTCAACCATCAGTCTG CTATTGTTAGTCAATTTGGTATTACCGTTGAAACCAACCCGGTCGAATGCCCTGCTCGGGTCTTGATGCTCCTCAAATTCA GGGGTGGGGTCTGGAACTTGAGAAACGAACGCCTGAAGCAACCAGCAGTAATTAAAGGATGGATCATGGCTATATTTGAACGCCGACAAGTTTTTACCGAGGAAATTGCCCGCAAAACGATCGATTCACTGAAAGCCGCTTGCACAGAGAAAG GAATCCAGGGGTTGGACACAAATCCGTTGATCGAATGGGTTCCAG CCCAAGGTGATACCTCAAAG ATTCTGACCGAACTGGGTGGCAAGTTCAAGACCGCCCGCGGTGCGCTTCCCAACCTCATTGTGGCGATCATGCCCAGGTCGTCGGGTGATATCTATCC ATTCGGCGATGTTATG GCGGGGGTAGCGACCCAGTGCATGAAGGCCGACAAAGCCAAGGGACAGA ACACTAAACGCCTAATAAACAGGATCAATGTCAAGCTTGGAGGAGTGAATTCGGTCCTGATGCCTAGCGATGAAACAAAGTTTTTAACTGACCCAGCGAATCCAACTATGATCATGG GGCTGACGTCGCTCATCCCGCCCCCGGTACTGAAGGCCGACCGTCTTTCACAGCTCTCGTGGGCAGTGTCGATTCGGTTGCTAG TAAATATGTGGCAGCCACCGAGCCCAGAAGTCTCG GGAATCACCGACCTCCAAGAAATGGCTGAAGACTTAATCAGGAAGTTCCAAGGCTATCAAAAGATGGTCGAGAAGAGGAACACACTTGGTCCGAAACGTATACTGTTTATCGTGACGGAGTTTCCGGTAATTTCAGTAGCTCTATCGCTCACTCCATTCACTCACTCGGGGACAGAGGGCCAATTCAAGTTTGTGTTGGAGAACGAAGTACCGGCTCTCCAAA GGGCATGCAAGGCTTGCGGTGTTGATACTAAAATCACATTTGTGATTGTTG GGAAACGACATCACACTCGTATGTTCCCAAAAGATAAAGCCAATGCCGATAAAAGCGAGAATTGCTTAGCCGGAACCGTTGTGGACCAAGT CATTGGCCAT CCGCTCGAGTTTGACTTTTTCCTCCTCAGCCACGCTGGCCTCATTGGAACCTCTCGACCCGCTCATTATAG CGTGGTACATGATGACAACAATTTCACGCCCGATTCTTTGCAAAAGTTGACGTTTGCCCTCTGCCATGTTTATGCTCGTGCGACTCGTTCAGTGTCGATACCTCCTCCCGTCTATT ACGCCGACATTGTCTGCGGACGTGCCAGGCACCATCTGCCGCCGGATTTCGATATGTCTGATAGCGCAACGATCGCAAGCGGGACAGATGCAGAGGCTCTGCTCGAACGTATCAAGGCAGCATATAGGCCTACTCATCCGACCATAGCAAGGAATATGTA CTTCCAATGA
- a CDS encoding pre-mRNA-splicing factor CWC22, translated as MSDIEVDKVENYDGDSKPKRKRELSGSRSRSPTRSPRRSPSPPRTRRRKSSSPPLSNHRRDPDGPNVRDVNPERRKERERQLALRMAEIELGTAPPKPEFDAKAEFAKLLNSRSGGVYVPPARLRALQAAAAEDKSSAEYQRLSWDALRKSITGIVNRVNVGNIKHVIPELFQENLVRGRGLFARSIMKAQAASLPFTPIFAALVAVINTKLPQVGELLLTRLISQFRRSFKRNDKVSRTPRFCASAGVYLVAHEIIALQILVLLLEQPTDDSVEIAVGFMREVGAYLAENSPRANNGVYERFLRKDKYKDNVIVPEGLDLVEEDDQITHQISLDDELQIQEGLNVFKFDPNYVENEEKYKEIRAEILGEDSDDESGSSGSESDSEEDGEEAVADKPGITDMTETNLVNLRRTIYLTIMNALSYEEAVHKLMKVNIQEGQEIELCNMIVECCSQERSYSNFYGLIGNAFANYYETIHRYETNRLRNIARFFGHLIATDGISWAVFSVVKINEDDTTSSSRIFVKILMQELQESMGLKTMSERFKDPTMRESFTNMFPMDDPTGKSTRFAVNYFTALGLGVLTEDMRANLLENARKIAAIRDLEAQRAAMEESSSSDSSDSTTSSDTDSSDSDSDSDSDDSRYARRRRSQSRSRSPPPHPSRRTVGLLGGEAILLVEDQHLPGGDVGLPLRSRDRGRLLHHLHLVVARLLSSRRPDDTPPRKGGRDDSPPPRGGRDSPPPPPRDRRINDSRRDSPPPRDRRRDDSPRDRRRDDSPPRDRRRDSPRRDRRRDSPPPRDRRRDSPSRDRRRDDSPPQDRRRGSPPPRDSRKDDSPRDRRRDSPPPPRRHRDSPPRRNQERSLRPLAGAFSLLRNLDLPGWVATSPLHDWLGAPDQNPYPEL; from the exons ATGTCGGATATCGAGGTGGACAAGGTTGAGAATTATGACGGAGATTCGAAGCCCAAACGCAAAAG AGAACTGAGTGGGTCGCGCTCTCGGTCTCCTACACGGTCTCCCAGACGGTCTCCCTCTCCCCCCCGGACCCGCCGACGCAAATCGTCTTCTCCTCCACTGTCAAACCACCGACGTGACCCCGATGGGCCCAACGTGCGAGATGTAAACCCAGAGAGACGCAAGGAGAGAGAGCGTCAACTCGCGCTGCGTATGGCTGAGATCGAGCTGGGCACAGCCCCTCCAAAGCCCGAATTCGATGCCAAAGCCGAGTTTGCGAAGCTGCTCAACTCGCGCTCGGGAGGTGTATATGTGCCCCCGGCACGCCTGCGAGCTCTCCAGGCTGCTGCGGCCGAAGACAAGTCGAGCGCCGAGTACCAACGTCTTTCGTGGGATGCACTCCGCAAGAGTATCACCGGCATCGTCAACAGGGTCAATGTCGGGAACATCAAGCACGTTATTCCCGAGCTGTTCCAGGAAAACTTGGTTCGCGGACGAGGATTGTTTGCGAGGAGTATTATGAAGGCCCAGGCTGCTTCGTTGCCGTTTACCCCGATTTTTGCCGCTTTGGTTGCGGTTATCAATACCAAGCTTCCGCAGGTCGGAGAGTTGTTGTTGACGAGGTTGATTAGTCAGTTTAGGAGGTCGTTTAAACGAAATGACAAGGTGAGTCGGACGCCACGTTTCTGTGCGTCTGCTGGTGTTTACCT GGTTGCACACGAGATCATTGCACTCCAGATACTTGTCTTGTTGCTCGAACAACCAACAGATGATTCGGTCGAAATTGCAGTTGGCTTCATGCGTGAAGTCGGCGCGTACTTGGCGGAAAACTCGCCCCGTGCGAATAATGGCGTTTACGAACGGTTCC TTCGAAAAGACAAATACAAGGACAATGTGATCGTTCCGGAAGGGTTGGACTTGGTTGAGGAGGATGACCAAATCACACACCAAATCTCGCTAGACGATGAGTTGCAGATTCAAGAGGGCCTGA ATGTTTTCAAGTTTGATCCAAATTATGTCGAAAACGAGGAAAAATACAAGGAAATCAGGGCCGAAATATTGGGAGAGGATTCAGATGACGAGTCCGGAAGTAGTGGAAGCGAGAGTGATAGCGAGGAAGACGGAGAGGAAGCCG TTGCCGACAAGCCTGGCATTACGGACATGACCGAAACAAACTTGGTCAACCTTCGTCGTACTATTTATTTGACTATTATGAACGCT CTAAGCTACGAAGAAGCTGTTCACAAACTGATGAAAGTCAATATTCAAGAAGGCCAAGAGATCGAGCTGTGCAACATGATTGTCGAATGTTGCTCTCAAGAGCGCTCGTATTCCAACTTTTATGGCCTAATTGGGAACG CGTTTGCCAACTACTATGAAACTATTCACCGCTACGAAACCAACCGCCTGCGGAACATTGCTCGGTTCTTTGGTCATCTCATTGCCACTGACGGAATTTCCTGGGCTGTGTTCTCAGTTGTCAAAATCAACGAGGACGACACCACGTCTTCTAGCCGTATTTTTGTCAAGATCCTCATGCAAGAACTCCAAGAGTCAATGGGATTGAAAACCATGTCCGAGCGCTTCAAGGACCCAACGATGCGGGAGAGCTTCACAAACATGTTCCCGATGGACGACCCCACGGGCAAGAGCACCCGATTCGCAGTCAATTACTTTACGGCTCTCGGGCTGGGTGTCTTAACAGAGGATATGCGCGCGAATTTATTG GAAAATGCCCGCAAAATCGCTGCTATCCGAGACTTGGAAGCCCAACGGGCAGCAATGGAAGAGTCCTCCTCGTCGGATTCGTCGGATAGCACAACTAGCTCAGATACCGATTCATCAGACTCCGACTCGGATTCAGACTCTGACGACTCGCGATATGCGCGCAGACGCAGGTCACAGTCAAGGTCACGCTCGCCGCCGCCGCACC CGAGTCGCCGGACCGTGGGGCTCCTCGGCGGAGAAGCTATTCTCCTCGTCGAGGATCAACACCTCCCCGGAGGAGACGTAGGTCTTCCCCTTCGGTCTCGAGATCGAGGTCGCCTTCtacaccacctccacctcgtcGTGGCTCGCCTCCTGTCGTCGAGGAGGCCGGATGATACGCCACCACGCAAAGGAGGCCGAGATGATTCACCCCCTCCTCGCGGTGGCCGAGACagccctccccctccccctcgtGATCGTCGAATCAATGACTCTCGTCGGGACAGTCCTCCGCCGCGTGATCGTCGCAGGGATGACTCGCCTCGTGACCGTCGCAGGGACGATTCACCTCCCCGAGACCGCCGCCGTGATAGCCCTCGTCGCGACCGCCGTCGTGACTCTCCTCCCCCCCGTGATCGTCGCCGCGATAGCCCTTCCCGTGATCGCCGCAGGGATGATTCGCCTCCTCAGGACCGTCGTCGGGGCAGTCCGCCACCTCGTGACAGCCGTAAGGACGACTCGCCTCGCGATCGGCGCCGGGACAGTCCTCCCCCGCCAAGGCGCCATCGAGACAGCCCACCCCGCAGGAACCAGGAGCGTTCGCTACGCCCCCTGGCAGGCG CATTCAGCCTCTTGCGTAATCTCGATCTTCCGGGATGGGTAGCCACGTCGCCACTTCATGATTGGCTGGGAGCTCCGGATCAAAATCCGTATCCGGAACTATAA
- a CDS encoding Transmembrane alpha-helix domain: protein MPRTTLPIRALSKRAPTCAAGAPTWWNNAQGATPCEVYQSIMDVCGYTVPSISNSDSYYPVTLAQLCMCNTVAYNLGSACQDCQRGSTDQGILFSTYVTGGDGCVAPITSLPDSVNPVQQIPEWALIDTSTTFWSYNIAQSVANSGSTTTSSESATTTLSPSTTIMDGSPTITLSDPTGSAPSTTAPPPSTSKSTNAGAIGGGVAGGVVFLLLVIGLLLFLRRRRARKSHGNANAVVGAIGGRNGSTSSESSLTESGKAPGSSSHYTPHSQMAQLNHSGGSGSINPSHSTSALNTPVDAPPVPPIAHEYAASSTAYSRSHDHTSIAPSRSHATSPTPSAPAVQKVKRVPVRYSEDDIARADEEDKRANALSSSPPR, encoded by the exons ATGCCTAGGACAACACTTCCCATACGAGCCCTGTCTAAGCGCGCACCCACATGTGCCGCTGGTGCCCCAACTTGGTGGAATAACGCACAGGGCGCAACACCATG TGAAGTATATCAGAGCATCATGGATGTGTGCGGAT ACACCGTACCCTCAATTAGCAACAGCGACTCGTATTATCCGGTCACTCTAGCTCAGCTTTGCATGTGCAATACAGTCG CTTACAATCTGGGAAGTGCATGCCAAGACTGCCAGCGTGGTTCAACAGATCAGGGAATTTTGTTTTCGACTTATGTCACTGGTGGAGATGGTTGTGTTGCTCCAATCACTAG CCTCCCGGACTCGGTCAACCCCGTGCAGCAAATACCGGAATGGGCATTAATAGACACATCAACAACATTCTG GTCTTACAATATCGCCCAATCTGTAGCCAATTCCGGGTCCACGACCACTTCATCTGAGAGCGCTACTACCACCCTCTCTCCCTCGACGACTATTATGGACGGAAGTCCGACTATCACACTCTCAGATCCTACTGGCTCGGCTCCTTCAACCACTGCCCCGCCGCCATCTACGTCCAAATCGACCAACGCAGGCGCGATAGGAGGTGGGGTTGCCGGAGGGGTTGTCTTTTTATTGTTGGTTATTGGGCTGCTCTTGTTCCTACGCAGGCGTCGTGCCCGGAAATCTCACGGTAATGCCAACGCGGTTGTGGGTGCCATAGGCGGCAGGAATGGATCAACGTCAAGCGAGTCGAGCCTTACCGAGAGCGGTAAGGCCCCAGGTTCGAGCAGCCACTACACCCCACATTCGCAGATGGCTCAGTTGAATCACAGCGGCGGCA GCGGAAGCATTAACCCCTCTCACTCAACTTCGGCTCTGAACACTCCTGTAGACGCTCCCCCTGTCCCTCCCATTGCGCATGAATACGCCGCATCTTCAACTGCTTACTCTCGCTCTCATGACCACACATCCATTGCACCTTCTCGGTCTCACGCCACCTCTCCCACCCCTAGCGCCCCTGCTGTTCAAAAAGTGAAGCGGGTTCCTGTTCGCTACTCGGAAGACGATATTGCTCGGGCAGATGAAGAAGACAAAAGAGCAAACGCACTCTCATCTTCACCTCCTCGGTGA
- a CDS encoding tryptophanyl-tRNA synthetase has protein sequence MSPAIEEGVNKIELKGDKSQPPPPPSQPAEQNVTPWDVQGEVAADGQVLAIDYNKLIEKFGTRRIDAALLERFENITGHKPHPLLRRGTFFSHRDFTNILDRYEKGKPFFLYTGRGPSSDSMHLGHMIPFMFTKWLQDVFDVPLVIQLTDDEKFLFKHELKIDQVRVFSNKNARDIIAVGFNREKTFIFNDLDYVGGTFYQNVVKISRGITLSQAKSTFGFVESDNIGKIHFASIQAAPSFSNSFPQIFGTKHDVPALIPCAIDQDPYFRLTRDVANKLGYPKPSLLHSKFFPALQGAGSKMSASNTNSAIFMTDTQNQIKNKINKHGFSGGRETEEEHRRLGGNPDVDVAYQYLGFFMDDDEEYAKIAEEYRAGTLLTGQLKAKCIQALQGFVKDFQERKAAITDEDVAYFMDASRKIDPTVKARADSAPAAP, from the exons ATGTCTCCAGctattgaagagggggttAACAAAATCGAACT CAAAGGAGATAAATCGCAACCCCCACCTCCTCCGTCTCAGCCAGCAGAGCAA AACGTCACTCCTTGGGATGTCCAGGGAGAAGTTGCTGCCGATGGCCAGGTTCTTGCCATCGACTATAATAAACTGATCGAGAAGTTTGGCACACGCCGCATAGATGCAGCATTGCTCGAACGATTCGAAAATATTACAGGACACAAACCTCATCCCTTGCTTCGTAGGGGAACTTTCTTCTCTCATCG TGACTTTACAAATATTCTGGACCGTTATGAGAAGGGCAAACCATTCTTTCTGTATACTGGACGTGGGCCCAGTAGCGATAGCATGCATCTTGGACATATGATTCCGTTCATGTTCACAAA ATGGCTTCAAGACGTGTTTGATGTCCCACTTGTCATCCAGCTGACTG ATGATGAGAAATTCCTTTTTAAGCATGAGCTGAAGATTGATCAAGTTCGGGTATTTTCGAACAAGAATGCACGGGACATAATTGCGGTTGGTTTCAACCGGGAAAAGACTTTCATCTTCAATGACTTGGACTATGTCGG GGGAACATTTTACCAGAACGTCGTCAAGATCTCCCGAGGAATTACTTTGAGTCAGGCCAAATCGACATTCGGATTTGTTGAATC AGACAACATTGGCAAGATTCATTTCGCATCTATCCAAGCAGCGCCATCCTTCTCCAATTCGTTCCCACAAATATTTGGTACCAAACATGATGTCCCTGCTCTCATTCCCTGTGCGATCGACCAGGACCCATACTTCCGCCTCACGCGAGACGTCGCGAACAAACTCGGCTATCCTAAACCCTCGCTCCTGCACTCTAAATTCTTCCCCGCACTGCAAGGTGCTGGATCCAAGATGAGCGCATCAAACACGAACAGCGCGATCTTCATGACCGACACTCAAAATCAGATCAAGAACAAGATCAATAAACATGGGTTTAGTGGGGGTCGTGAAACCGAGGAAGAGCACAGACGGTTGGGAGGTAATCCAGATGTCGATGTTGCGTATCAATATCTCGGATTCTTCATggacgacgacgaagaatACGCTAAAATCGCCGAGGAGTATAGGGCGGGAACGTTATTGACCGGTCAGTTGAAGGCCAAGTGTATCCAGGCCCTACAAGGGTTTGTCAAGGACTTCCAAGAA CGCAAAGCCGCGATCACCGATGAAGACGTGGCATACTTCATGGACGCCAGCCGCAAGATTGACCCTACTGTTAAAGCACGCGCCGACTCGGCACCGGCAGCGCCCTGA